In one window of Mytilus galloprovincialis chromosome 6, xbMytGall1.hap1.1, whole genome shotgun sequence DNA:
- the LOC143078435 gene encoding E3 ubiquitin-protein ligase TRIM45-like has translation MACFNSTLKAQTISVCQFCEECSEIKWKCINCDLLLCQFCTTRIHSKSKSSTEHEIINLRDCVTEFVLDKTRKVDLKKMTCAQHSNEKCVLHCKNCNMPVCCDCLIGDHHNHTYSKLDKVYKENIEDIRDIKSKIESDIPFFNEQREYLLHILSEDNKIFTVDKDKIIEIRDNIVKHADVLLSKLDQLRKPREETINKELYCVTQRKDGLEKRKSQLNLTLSSSSASDVFVTSLFLDKTMPDKTVSQAELSHRQFTPGKLSKQPMSDIFGSVNEYSDIKTVQTYKTEFDHTIKFIKCDDNLAFMGTSWGDVLQKVTVEKDRIIQCSELKETILVFDMAMMNNGDLLVSSGKTELKLYTTDNQVKTFGTVFPLYTLGVHVNKQNEIFLGLSDSDYITISNDIVRRVVLMDHTGDIKQCFEYDGDNQRLFTWPRRICSNDKFIFVVDLLHGGPGRVVAIDKVGQLQWNYNGSFDKFDPKDIAVTSTEMVIVTDCNNHALHVLSLTGEVIICKKISELCIHFPCSLSIDDDDKLWVGTSDSKSKVHALRLT, from the coding sequence ATGGCTTGTTTTAATTCTACACTAAAAGCACAGACAATTTCAGTATGTCAATTTTGTGAGGAATGTTCtgaaattaaatggaaatgtATCAACTGTGATTTGTTGTTATGTCAATTTTGTACTACAAGAATTCACTCGAAAAGCAAATCATCAACTGAACATGAAATTATCAATCTGAGAGATTGTGTAACTGAATTTGTTTTAGACAAAACTCGCAAAGTCGACTTGAAAAAAATGACATGTGCACAACATAGTAATGAGAAGTGTGTATTACATTGTAAAAACTGCAATATGCCCGTATGTTGTGACTGCTTGATTGGAGATCACCACAACCATACGTACAGTAAACTGGACAAAGTTTACAAGGAAAACATCGAAGACATAAGGGATATAAAAAGCAAAATTGAATCTGACATTCCCTTTTTTAATGAACAAAGGGAGTACCTGTTACATATATTGTCTgaagacaataaaatatttacagtAGATAAAGACAAAATTATAGAAATCAGAGATAATATTGTAAAACATGCTGATGTTCTTTTGTCAAAATTGGATCAATTAAGGAAACCAAGAGAGGAaacaattaacaaagaactaTATTGTGTTACACAAAGAAAAGATGGATTGGAGAAAAGAAAAAGTCAGCTGAATCTAACACTAAGTTCCTCATCTGCCTCTGATGTTTTTGTTACAAGTCTTTTTCTAGATAAAACGATGCCAGATAAAACCGTTAGTCAAGCAGAACTTTCACACAGACAATTCACACCAGGAAAACTTTCAAAACAACCCATGAGTGATATCTTTGGCTCTGTAAATGAATATTCTGATATTAAAACTGTTCAAACTTACAAAACCGAGTTCGATCAtactataaaatttataaaatgtgatGACAATTTAGCGTTTATGGGGACTTCTTGGGGTGATGTTTTACAAAAAGTTACAGTAGAGAAGGACCGAATCATTCAGTGCAGTGAATTAAAAGAAACCATCTTGGTGTTTGACATGGCTATGATGAACAATGGAGATTTACTCGTATCATCAGGAAAAACAGAATTAAAGCTTTATACCACAGATAACCAAGTGAAGACATTTGGGACGGTTTTTCCTTTATATACATTAGGTGTTCATGTAAACaagcaaaatgaaatatttcttgGGTTGAGTGACTCAGACTACATTACAATTAGTAATGACATTGTGAGAAGAGTTGTATTAATGGATCATACTGGGGACATTAAACAATGCTTCGAGTATGACGGAGATAATCAAAGACTGTTTACATGGCCACGCAGAATCTGCTCTAACGACAAATTTATCTTTGTTGTAGATCTTTTACACGGCGGACCAGGAAGGGTGGTGGCAATAGATAAGGTAGGACAACTCCAATGGAATTATAATGGAAGTTTTGATAAGTTTGACCCAAAAGATATAGCGGTAACATCTACAGAAATGGTAATAGTTACTGACTGTAACAATCATGCCCTCCACGTATTAAGCCTTACTGGAGAGGTTATAATATGTAAGAAAATCTCGGAGCTATGTATACACTTTCCTTGCAGTCTTAGTATTGACGATGATGACAAACTTTGGGTTGGAACTTCGGACTCTAAATCAAAGGTTCATGCGTTAAGGCTAACATAA